In Oreochromis niloticus isolate F11D_XX linkage group LG22, O_niloticus_UMD_NMBU, whole genome shotgun sequence, the sequence CATACAGGCGCTCTTCTAGTCTTGCTGACCACTCAAAGCTCTTTTACAGAGTGGTATAATGGTCTCATCAGGCTCCTGTTAAAATATCTTAATGTTACTTTAAAATTAAAGCGAGACATTGAGGCATAAACATCTGATGATGCTTCATGTACATCCCTGCTGTGAAATATTGCTCGGCCTGCCTTGAATATGAGAGGATAATATTATAGTCACATTGTCACTGCAGTCACATTAACTGGGATGCAAATCACATGGTACAAAACCTTCACAGCAGCACTTGGAAGGACATTTGATATATTTGTGCGTTACTGCTGTGAGATACTACAGACAGGTACCATAGCTACCattatgcatttatattatGATATGTATCCAAACAACAGCAAAATGTGATCTGTTCATTAAAGCAGCCTTTGATGTCTTGTTCAGGCAAATCCCTGTAGCTGATTATACTAAGAGAACGTCCCTCTGGTAGCACGTATTGACATTTTCTCTCTTCATTTATTAATGTTCACAGCTCCCTCCCAGCAACACACATCACAGTGTATGAGAAAATATGTTATTGCACTCTCACCGACACATCCAGAGATGTTGATGGAAGCTGTTAGCGAACAGAGATGTCTATGAAACCCAAAGAAATAATGAATTATTATTCAAGATGTGCGACAGACTAATATGAGAATTTAAATTCAGGTCAAAGAAAGCTCAACTGGCAATCGCAAGGCCTGGCACTGGAGAGACAGCGAGGGACACTTAAGTCACAAGTTTAATGAAGCGGTTCACAGAGGGGACGTCACTCTGATTCTGAGTGGATTGTAGATGCAGGAGGATGCTTTGGTGTGATTTATCTGAGTTCAGGCCCTCGTGGGAATATGCACACATCTATCATGAAATCGAAAATCAGCCGCCTCTGAATCAAAATATGTGTCATGCTCATATCTCGAGGTTAAGGTTCAAGCTGTCAAGAAAGgcagataaaaataataaataaattcaggCAGAGAGAGAATTCCTCTCGGGGGGATGAGCCTTTGAGTGCTACATCAGAAGCATTATTACTTATGAAAATATGAGCACACTTCATTAGCTAAGGACTTCACTTATAAAACATTGCCTTGAGCATGCATAAAATGCAATGTTGGTGCAGGATGTTGTGGTGAGTGTCTTAGCAACTTAAGGAAATGGGAGAATTAAGAGAGCTTTTTGGAATACAATACCTAATGCACAGGCTGAGTGATGCACAGAGCAGCAGATACTATTTGTCCATTGCTAATGAtgacacatggaaatcaaatatGTGCAGAAATTCTCAAATTATCCTTCTGTATTATTTGAGTCTTCCTATAAAGATTTCCATTTACAGTAATGTATCTATTCCTTTCTGCAGACAGTCAGATGAAAAGATTGATTACTCTCATGTCTATACAGTTAATGGTGGAGGACGAAGGATGCTCTGTCTAATGGCTCGGtcacactagagtaaaaatATGATGGTGACTAACTTGCACCTGGGAAAAATCGGTTGTTGCCAGATGACTAGTTGCAGCAACCAACTGGTAGCTCAGAGATTGAGCATTTAACACCTTCAGTCTCTGCAGTTACTTTCAGTTGCAAGACAATTGCACAGGTTGCctggtgggaggcaacctgtctccagAAAATCGAAGTCTGACTCAGAGTGACAGCAACTGCTCTCAGACAGGTTGACAAGGGTTTGAAAGTATTATTGCCAACATGATGCAATCAATCtgagtctgtctgtgctgatgaGTGCAACTTGTCTGCCATGTCTCTTTGCATTAGTCATCTCAACTCAACTAGTTGCCAACTGGGTAGTTTCTGGTTATATTCCTTAGAAAAGCAAGGTTGTTAAGCACCTACTTCATTTTACAGTTATACTGCTGTCCTATAGTAACTACATTACTAATTGTGGAGGAACTTCTCTTTCAATTCTATGAGATTCTGGTTGGACTCTGAGTGCAAGTAGTTAATGTGATTTTTCTGTATATGCAGATGGCAACAGATTTGCAATTTTTCACCAATTTATTTAATCATTGGATTACCACAACAGATCGCATGTAGTTGCCAAATTGGACCCATTCAATCacaaactgatagcagacttGCTCTTATTGCCTGAAGACAGCAACTGCAAATGATCACAGACTCAGTTCCGTCTTTGAAGCAACTGTTTCAAAGGCAACAAGATCGTAGGTTTATTGCACACAGTTACAATAATTTTGGTCATTTATGGTCTCCAATCACTTTTCCCCTAATAATCTAGTAACTCCCAGTTTGTGTTCTGTGTCAaaaaccaaagagtaaaaccaACACTTTGGTTTTAATgactccctttaacaggaaggaagTCACTACCCTTAGTTAGAAAGTAGTTTCACAGATATTCGCCtacaaagacaataaatgtcATTTTTGCAGTTCTGTTTATGAATATAttacacaaacatgacataatgcatgaattatttaaatgtgtttaaaagagGAGATTTGGTTATCTTGACACTGAGCCAGGCCAGCTACCCTTTGGTTTCCAGTCAGGCTAAATTATGCCAGATGAGGCTTCATAAAGTATGTCTCTAAAGACATGTTAGTGGTATCAATCTTCTCATGTAACTCtcaaaaagaaaccaaacagaTGCATTTCCCAAAACATCTAACAACCTTTTTATTTATCTTCCTTTTTATCTTTTCCATTAGCTCAGAAGCTGTTGTGCTATTGTTGACTTTCCAAAAGGTAACGTAAAGCTAGTATAATTTTTGCTTCTTTGTAAAGCATGTGGACAGAGATGATTTCAGACTTAGCCATCCATTATTTTGTCTCTACTAGCCAGACTTTGGATGTGCTCTGGTTGGACTGTCTGAAAGCCAAAATCTCCTCTGATTTTAGGAAAGGGCTAAACAAGGCTGCACCACAGCTGATCCAGCAGGGTTTTACATCCTGCAGGGCTACAAACAGCAACCTGTAAAACAGATATTGATTTCAATAAAGCAATCCTTTCTTAAGTATGTTAATTAATAACTTCACTTTAGGCTAAACAGGTGAAACTGAATTTTGTTATATGACTggaagaaaacaactatttccACTTGCTCTTTAACAAGCTGGATAATAACTTGGAATGAATTTTTCAGGTGTGCCAGATTAAAGAAGAAAACACTTTAAATTCAACTGCTATTTCAGATTTTACTGCTCTTTGGCTCTAATGAAGTCAGAGAAGATGTCTGCCAAAACAGACCACAAGCCACAGCCAGCTAGTAGAGACAGGTCACATTATTCATCTTTTTTGGCAACCGTGTTCTGTTGTCCATCCTGCGGCGAAACCCTCTGCAGTACCAACAAACCAGAGAAGGTCAGAGAGATCCCAACCCACCACAATGTTATCTGGGCTTCCCCAAAGATCAGCTGGCCCAGGAAAgcctgcaaagaaaaaaacatcacgCCTGTTTTTAGAAACAAATTGCCAATAAAGGTGCCCTAATGGCCAATATCCCTGCTGAGCTTAACAATGAAGAGCCATAAATCACAGTGACAAGTTATTTCTGAATACAGTCTAGCCTATTTTCTAAAATAAATCAGGTTATGTAAGAAGGAAGGACGTTAAGGTCAACGTGAAATTATTTTCACCCTCTACTGTCTGATGTAAAGGATTTCACTCAGAGGACATGAAGAGAGAAATCGTCACTTACGGAAGATATGAAGTTGGAGGCAGTGGTGGTCACAGTGGTTCGGGTGGAGGACGAGGAATACCTGAGTGCTTTGGCAAGGAAGGTCCACATCACAGCGTTGCAGGTGAAAAGCAGGCCGCcacacagcagcctcagagGGATATGAAGCTGAaagacgagagaagaaacttatTAAAGACTGACAAATTTTTCTCTCATCATGATCTCATCTGATCATCTTTAAATATCACAACAATGTACTAGGTATTGGGTGACATGAATACCTAGTTTGGCTAACATTTGACTTTCACCTTCATTGTTAGCACCCACGGTCAAAGTTAACcttgtaaaaaaaatttcaagCAACCACATTGAGTAATATATTATATGAAAGGCGATGGAGAGAGCTGCACAACACACCTTTTCGAATACAATGTCCAACGACGTCACATTGATGCCATAACGGGTTGATGTCATCATATTGgaataaaaacatcataaaacatcaaagttCTTTGTATAGCTCATGCCCTTCGGGGGAAGTTGCACTCTCTGAGAGCTcttgtttaattttttgtttgtattaaTGCACAAAATCTCAACTGACTCACTGTGTGTTACAGACCGCCACACAATATGTGAACCTGCAGATGGTTTGATTCAGTTGACCTTTTGCAGACTTTTACAAAAGAGCGACAAACTTTTCTATAACTGTGAAATTTTTGTGAATGGTTTGTGTTTTGCAAAATTGGAACTGCTAAGTCTATTCAGCTATATCGTTTGCCCATTTTCCCATCAGGAGACTGTTTGGACCCCCGGGCAATGTTGGCCTGCTTTAAACTTGAGTGAATATTACTGTAGTGTATTCTCCTCttacagtaaaaagaaaaaatcatgGGAATAATACACATAATATTCTAAAAAAATGAACTCCTCTTTCTTTTGAAGAGCTGTGGATACAGACTTTCTCTACACCTTCTTCTTATTTTGAGTATAATCCATTTCCCAAAAAGAGACGAAAGcaacactgactttagtcttaTCATTAAACTGATGCTAATGGATTATAATGGTACAAGCTCTAATGCTAGATGATCTAACGTAATGAATGTAACCCTGCGAACCACAAAAGAAATACGCCAACATACAGTATAAAACAATTTGTTGTACCATGCATCTCCAAAAGATATGTAGCTTAGTTAAAAGGTATTCACTTCAGTTTTAactatacagcgccaaatcacaacaagagtcATCTCAAGGCGCTTTAGACTGTAAGgtgaagaccctacaataatacagagaaaaccccaacaatgagAGAGCCCCCTAGctcttggcgacagtgggaaggaaaaactcccttttaacaggaagaaacctccagcagtaTCATGCTCATAGAGGGGCCAGTGGCCAAAGGTAGTCACTTAGTTCTAACATTTACTTTCCAAAGCTTCACAGTGCAttgttcctgtttgtttttctctatgTTTCCACGTCCTGTAGTCTGATGTGAGGCAGGCAAATCTCGTGGTGCACAGTAACAGCCTTTACATACGCTTTGCATCCACCTGCAATCCTAATTTGCAATTCTGTCAATTCATTTGTGCCTTAAATCACGTATCAGGGTCGCTGATTTCCACGTTTCTACAGTTTAAGGCTTCAGACAGCCGCCTGCAGATGCTTCTGACATCACTGTGTGACGTATGTAGGCAGCTTGAAGGTCATACACAGAAAAACTTGACATTCTCACCATCAGATACCAGCCGTTCAGCTTATCATCTACACGCAGAGATAAATTTCACGCTTATAGAATAAAACAGCGCCTTAATATACTCGCACTAACTGCAGTGGTGTGCTTCGGGGCGCGGGTACGCCACGAGCGCGCCACTGCCTGCGCGGGCTCCCCCAGTGTGATGCCGCAGATGGTGCTGATGCTGAGGGAGGCGGTGAGGAGAGGCGGGCGGGGATAACCCCCCTAACTTCCTTCGTGAGAAATCACCCCGCTCGCAGGCGAGCATTATTATTCACCCTCACTGTGTTAATAATTAAAGCGAGTTTAACTGCGGCAATGCCTCACCCGGTCACAGGCGGTAGTTTCGTCCGCCTGTCTGAATTTCCGCTGTTCTCCCCATGTCCGGAGTCCGGTTTCACAGACACCCTTCAGGTAGTCGGCTCCCAGCGACAGTTTGGCCGAGGACGACGCCACGGCCCCGAGGAAACCCGCCAGCAGTGCATAGAAAACTCCCGGGAACATGGTAgtggtgatgatggtgatgatagGCGAGGCACATTATTTTCTAATCCATCTTTTTACATGTCTGCTGCTGAAGCTGGTCGGCGCAGAGCTGCGTGCATGCTTGTATGACTGTCACTGAGCACGTTTTCCTGCACTTTCCATCGACAGCCGTCCGGTGGCAGTCACACAACTCATGGCCGTGGCTCTCCCAGGCATTCTGGGAATTGTAGTTCCGTAATATTCGTTCCGATATTTTAGTTTCGTATTATCtatttagtttttatatttatatcatTTTGACTCTTAATTTTTAAGTCAGTTTAGCTTCAGTTAGTTTACatggtgttttgttttagtttattttatcattattaatattattattttcagagttggttttagtctttttaattgttattcAACATGTTGTATATTATAGAGGCAAGATTTAGGACAGTCGGTACAGGAattacaacaaaaacacaactttttgaAAGCAGTGGACTCTCAGTCTTGCAGAGATGCAAAGTCTACATAAACATGTTCATTTAAATCCCCATCAGGCAAGTTGTAATACCATTTTTTATACCAAACtaacaaatatttaaagtaaGGCTATTTCCTTTatattctttttcattttattttagttaagaCAAGTGACAATTACAGGTAAAGTCACACTTTCGCATAAATCACATAATATATCACACATTAGTGTATACATGCCTTaagtttttattaaaacattgtGAGGTTAAGAAGAGTTTGAACTGAAGTCCTTTCACATTATTTTGTACTATAAATCCTGGGTGGAGCAGAGGGCAGTCAATACTAATGTAATGTTCTTGAGTGTGGGTGGAGGGCACTGACTCCACTTGATCCAGGGACAAACCTCGGTTTCCTTTTAGCATACTGATGAGCTGCAGTATAAAGGTTCATTACATTAACCCACACAGTGGCTGAGAGgcgtatgaatgtgtgttggtCACTTATGGTCCTTCGGTGGTCCTTATAGAGAAAGGACCCTGTAAGAGAGGTGGAACCAGAGCAAGACTAAATGAGTTTCCTGATTAGAGGCAGAAAATTGAGCAGCAGCTAAGATGCATGGGTCTGTAATGAGAGTATTAATCAGAGTGTTGTAATAGAGACAAGAGTCATCAGACAGATGTCCGTCTCTtcatcagactctgcagctgaaCATCTGGTTGTAGATGGATGAGAGACCATTCAGTCAGCATTGTGGTTGGGTATTAATTTGGGTTTTCATGTGGAGCAGCATGAATCCATGCTTCATACACCAGTGTAGTGAACCCAGCATAGCACACACTGCCTGGCCTTTATAGTAAAACACAAGACTGTGCATGGGAAAT encodes:
- the tmem42b gene encoding transmembrane protein 42, with translation MFPGVFYALLAGFLGAVASSSAKLSLGADYLKGVCETGLRTWGEQRKFRQADETTACDRLHIPLRLLCGGLLFTCNAVMWTFLAKALRYSSSSTRTTVTTTASNFISSAFLGQLIFGEAQITLWWVGISLTFSGLLVLQRVSPQDGQQNTVAKKDE